The following nucleotide sequence is from Nocardioides eburneiflavus.
CAGGCGTTGCAGGGCGCGCATCAGGATCCGGGTCTGCGGCTGCACGCCCTCGACGGCCGACAGGACGAGCACGGCGCCGTCGAGCACCCCGAGGACGCGCTCGACCTCGGCGATGAAGTCCGGGTGGCCGGGGGTGTCGATGACGTTGACGACGAGGTCCTCGAGCGGGAACGCCACGACCGCGGCCTTGATGGTGATGCCGCGGCGGCGCTCGAGGGCGAGGCTGTCGGTCTGCGTGGTGCCGGCGTCCACCGAGCCGGGCCGGTCGACGACGCCGGCGAGGTGGAGGAGGTGCTCGGTGAGGGTGGTCTTACCGGCGTCGACGTGGGCGAGGATGCCCAGGTTGAGCGATCGTTCGGATGAGCGTGGAGGCACGCGGGGTCCCTTCGAGGAGGTGGATGCGGACGGGAGCGTGCGTTGCTCGCATCTCGGTGCCTCCTGGGACGTCGCCGTGGCCGGCCTCTCCGGCTTCCCCGGCACGCTAGGCAGCAGGACGTCGCGAGGGCAACCGGATTACGGCCGACGGCGCAGCGGCGGTGCACCTGCCTCGCCCGCTCCGCGGCCCGCGGGCAACCTGAGAAGTTGCTGTGACGGGAACAGCGCCTGCCCCGTGCGCGTTTGAACGGGTGTTCCCCCGGCTAGAGTGGAGGAACGCACACGGACGTCGTCACCGCGACGCGTCGACCCCCCGGAACCTCCGGGGGCGGCCTCCAAGGAGAGACCATGAAGAGCAACAATCCCGTTTTCGCCCGTTCCGAGGAGTTCAACCGCGCCTCGTCGAACGCCTACCCGGGCTACGGCGACACGGTCACCGACCCGTCCCAGTGGGGCACCGGCACGCCGGGCCAGGTCGACCAGAGCCGGATGACCGTCGACTCGGTGGTCCAGAAGACCGCGATCTCGATCGCGCTCGTCTTCGCCGCCGCGTTCGCCACCTGGTGGTACACCGGTGAGGTCAGCAGCAGCGCAGACCTGGGTCAGGTCTACCTGCTCGCGATGCTCGGTGCCGGTGGCGCGTTCCTGCTGTCGCTCGTGAACTCCTTCAAGCGCGTCATCAGCCCCGCGCTGGTGATGGCCTTCGCCGTCGCCGAGGGGGTCGCGCTGGGTGCGATCAGCAAGCTGTTCGAGGCGCAGTTCCCCGGCATCGTGATGAGCGCCGTCCTCGGCACCTTCGCCGCCTTCGCGGGCACGCTCGCCGCCTACAAGGTCCTCGACATCAAGGTCGGCGACAAGTTCCGCCGCGGCGTGGTGGCGGGCATGTTCGGCATGGTGGGCCTTGGCCTGCTGTCGATCGTCCTCGGCTTCTTCGGCATCGACACCGGCCTCTACGGCAGCGGCGGCCTGGGCTTCATCTTCGCCCTCGCCGGCCTCGTCCTCGGCATCTTCATGCTGATCCTCGACTTCGACTTCGTCGAGAACGGCGTCGCCGCCGGCCTCCCGGAGCGCGAGTCGTGGCGCGCGGCCTTCGGCCTGACCGTCGCCCTCGTCTGGATCTACACCAACCTGCTGCGGATCCTCGCGATCCTGCGTGGCGACTGATCCGCCGAATCACCTCCTGCTCGACACTCCGGCCCGCCCGAGCTCAGCTCGGGCGGGCCGTCGTCATCTCGACCGGAAGGAACCTCAGCGCTGGCTGGGGACGGGATCGACCACGTCGTCGGGGTCCTGCTCCTCGTCCTGGTCCGGCGACTCGGCCTCGGTGGCCGGGCGGCGGCGGCGGTGGCGCAGCTCGACCCAGCGCCCGCGCAGGCCGCGCTGGTTGCCGCCGACCTCGGTGCCGTCGACCTCGGTGCCGGGCGTACGGGCCGCGCGCACGGCCGCGGCGGCGACCGGCAGGATGCCCTCGCGGCGGCGGGGCTCGGGCAAGGCCTCGTCCTCGGGCAGCAGGTCGAGCGCGGCGAGGCACGACGGGATGAGCACCGACGCGAGCTGCTTGTAGCCGTCGGCCGACGGGTGGAAGCGGTCCGGTCCGAAGAGCACCGCGGGCGCGGCGTCGAACTCGGGGCCGAGGATGTCGCCGAGGGACACCGAGCGGCCGCCGTTCTCCACGACGGTGATCGTCTGGGCGGCGGCGAGCCGGCGCGACCACTCGCGCGCCACCTGCTTGAGCGGCGGCGGGATCGGCCGGATGGTGCCGAGGTCGGGGCAGGTGCCGACGACGACGGCGACGCCCTCCTCGCGCAGGCGGCGTACGCCCTCGGCGAGGTGGCGCACCGAGGCGGATGGGAGCACGGAGTGGGTGACGTCGTTGGCGCCGACCAGCACGACGGCGAGGTCGGGATGGGTGCCGAGGGCAGCGTCGACCTGGTCGGCAAGGGCGCTCGACTGCGCGCCGACGACGGCGAAGGAGCGCAGGTGCACCCGGCGGTCGGCCTGCGCCGCCACGCCGGTCGCGAGGTGGGCGCCGGTGGTGTCCTCGACGCGGTGCACGCCGTAGCCCGCGGCGCTCGAGTCACCCAGCAGCGCGATCCGGATCGCGGGGCCCGGGCGGCCGCGGCCGTACCAGCCGGTCGCGTCGGGCGGCGCGCCGGTCGCGTTGCCGATGATCCTGCGGGCGAGCTTCGCCTCGGCGACCAGCACCCCGTACAGGCCGGCGCCGAGCACCGACAGGCCGCCGCCCCCCAGGGCCGCGGCCGATGCCAGCTTGCGTGCTGCTCCAGTTGCCCCCACACCCCGAGCGTACCCAGCCGGCGTTGCAGGTTACGCAGCAGTAGACGGCTAGATTGGCCGGGTGCAGTACGTGAACTCGCTCCTCGACCTGATCGGCAACACCCCGCTCGTCCGCCTCGGCCGGACGCTGGACCTCCCTGCGGAGGCAGACGGACCGCTGGTCCTGGCCAAGGTCGAGTACCTCAACCCCGGCGGCTCGGTGAAGGACCGCATCGCGAGCCGGATGATCGAGGCCGCCGAGGCCTCGGGCGAGCTCCAGCCCGGCGGCACGATCGTCGAGCCGACCTCCGGCAACACGGGCGTCGGGCTGGCGATGGTGGCCCAGCAGAAGGGCTACAAGTGCGTCTTCGTGTGCCCCGACAAGGTCAGCGAGGACAAGCGCAACGTGCTCAAGGCCTACGGCGCCGAGGTCGTGGTCTGCCCGACCGCCGTGGCGCCCGAGCACCCGGACTCCTACTACAACGTGAGCGACCGGCTCGCCTCCCAGCCGGGCGCGTGGAAGCCCGACCAGTACTCCAACCCGCACAACCCGCGCTCCCACTACGAGACCACCGGTCCGGAGATCTGGGCGCAGACGGACGGGAGGATCACCCACTTCGTCACGGGCATGGGCACTGGCGGCACGATCAGCGGCGTCGGTCGCTACCTCAAGGAGCAGAACCCGGACATCCAGGTCGTCGGCGCCGACCCGGCCGGCTCGGTCTACTCCGGCGGCACCGGCCGCCCCTACCTCGTCGAGGGCGTCGGCGAGGACTTCTGGCCCGAGACCTACGACCGCACCGTCGCGGACCGCGTCATCGAGGTCTCCGACGCCGACTCGTTCGCCTTCACCCGCCGCCTCGCGCGCGAGGAGGCGATGCTGGTCGGCGGCTCCGCCGGCATGGCGGCCTTCGCCGCCCGCGCCCTGGCCCACGAGCTCGCCGCGGAGGGGCGTACGGACGCGGTCGTCGTCGTGCTGCTCCCCGACTCCGGCCGCGGCTACCTCACCAAGGTCTTCAACGACGAGTGGCTCGGCCAGTACGGCTTCGCGACCGGCGAGCAGGCCGACCACCGCACGGTCGGCGAGGTGCTGCGCGGCAAGTCCGGGCAGCTGCCCGACCTGGTGCACACCCACCCGGGCGAGACCATCGCCGAGGCCGTGCACATCTTCCAGGAGTACGGCGTCAGCCAGATGCCGGTCGTCCGGGCCGAGCCGCCGATCGTCGCGGCCGAGGTCGCCGGCTCGGTGTCGGTGTCGACCCTGCTCGACGCGCTGTACGCCGGCTCGGCGAAGCTCAACGACCCCGTCGGGGACCACATGTCCCCGGCGCTGCCGACGATCGGGTCCACCGAGGCCGCCGCCGACGCGGTCCGGCTGCTCGAGAAGGCCGACGCGGTGCTCGTCCACGAGGACGGCAAGCCCATCGGCGTGCTCACCCGCCAGGACCTCCTGACGTTCGTGGCCGCATCGTGACGCGCGCCGCCCGGGCCCTCGGGGCCCTCGCCTGCCTCGGCCTGCTCACCGGCGCGCTCAGCGCCTGCGGCGACGACCTCAACACCGAGACCGCTCCGGTGGAGGTCGAGCTAGGCGAAGCGTTCTCCTGGAACTCCTTCGCCGTCGAGGAGGGGTGGGAGCTCAACGGGATCGAGCGGTCGGCCGGCGCCGACGAGGTGACGACCCCCGAGGTCAAGGGGACGATCACCAACCGGTCCGAGGAGGAGCGCGCGGCGCTCTTCGAGATGGTCTTCTCCGCTGACGGATCACCCGTCGCGACCCTCAGCTGCTCGGCGGCCACGATGCTCGAGGACCAGTCCCAGCAGTTCGTCTGCCCGGGCCTGAGCGCCACCATGCCCGAGGACTACGACGCCGTCGTGGTGCAGGAGTTCAGCCGGGACACGACGCCCAGCTGAGGGGCGCTCGTCATGTCGGACCTGTCCCTCGAGGTCGTCCTCTTCCTCGTCCTCGCGGCCCTGGTGGCCGGCTTCGTCGACGCGGTCGTCGGTGGCGGGGGGCTGGTGCAGCTGCCGGCACTGCTGGTCGGGCTGCCCGGCGCGTCGGTCGTGCAGATCGCGGCGACCAACAAGCTGGCGTCCTTCTGTGGCACCTCCATCAGCGCCGCGACGTACGTCCGGCGGATCCACCCGGACCCGCGCACCTTCCTGCCCCTGATGCTCGCCGCCGGGATCGGGTCGGCCGGCGGCGCGCTCGTCGCCTCGCTGCTGCCGCGCAGCGCGTTCGACCCGATCATCCTCGTCGTGCTGGTCCTGGTCGGGGGATACGTCTGGTTCAAGCCGAGCGTCGGCGAGCTGACCCGCCTGCGCTTCCAGGGCGGGCAGCACCTCACGGCGGTCACCCTGACCGGCCTCACGATCGGGTTCTACGACGGGGCGATCGGGCCGGGGACGGGCTCGTTCCTCGTGTTCGCGCTCGTCGGCCTGCTCGGCTACAACTTCCTCGAGGCCTCGGCCAAGGCCAAGCTCGCCAACTGGGCCACGAACCTGGCCGCCCTCGCCGTCTTCGTCCCGCAGGGCGCCGTGCTCTGGCAGCTGGCCCTGCCGATGGCGGCGGCCAACATCACCGGCGGCTACCTCGGGGCGCGGCTGGCGATGGCGCGTGGTGCGAGGTTCGTCCGGGCGTTCTTCCTCGTCGTGGTCTCGGGCTTCGTCGTGCGGATCGGCGGGGACCTGCTCGGCTGGTGGTGACCGGCGGCCGTGCACCCAGGCGGTAGCCTCCCCTCGTGGGAGCCGTGGGGTCAGTCGACGCGTTCCAGCGCCGCCACCCGGTGATCGGCTTCCCCCTCGCCGTGGTCTACAAGTACTTCGACGACCAGGGCCCCTACCTCGCGGCGGCGCTGACCTACTACGCCTTCATCGCGATCTTCCCGCTGATGCTGCTCGGCACCTCGATCCTGGGCCTGTTCCTGCGCGGCGAGCCCCAGTGGCAGGAGAGCATCCTCAACTCGGCGCTCTCGCAGTTCCCCATCATCGGCGACGAGCTCGGTCGACCGCAGGGGCTCCAGGGCTCGGTGGCCGGTGTCGTCGTCGGCGCCCTCGCCGCCCTCTACGGCGCGATGGGGCTCGGCCAGGCGCTGCAGAACACCCAGCACGTGGCGTGGTCCGTCCCGCGCAACAGCCGCCCCAACCCGTTCTACGCCCGCGTCAAGACGCTCCTGCTGCTCCTGACCGCCGGGCTGTCGCTGCTCGCGGTCACCGTCGTCTCCACCATCGCCAGCACCACCGACGTGTTCACCGAGGTGATCGGCGACGGGCTCAAGACGCTGCTGCCGGTGCTGACCGTGCTGGTCGTCGGCACCGGGCTGGCCTACCTCTTCCGCTTCGCGGCCACCGGCCAGCACTCGTTCTGGCGAGCGGCGCCGGGCGGGTTCACCCTCGCCGTGCTGTGGCAGGTGCTCCAGATCGGCGGCGCGGCCTACGTCGACCGGGTGCTGGTCAACACCTCGTCGATGACCAAGACCTTCGGCCTGGTCCTGGGACTCATCGGCTTCCTCTGGATCGGCGCCGTGATGGCGGTGCTCGCGACCGAGGTCAACGTGGTGCTCGCGCGCCGGCTGTGGCCGCGCGCGCTGCTGACCCCCTTCACCGACAACGTGCAGCTGACCGACGCCGACCGCGAGGCGTACGCCCTCTACGCCCGGATGCAGCGGCACAAGGGCTTCGAGAAGGTGGTGGTGCGCTGGGAGCCGGGGCCCGCCGAACGGGAGCCCGACGAGCCGGCCGACAGGCCGGCGTGACGACCTACCTCACTGTCGCCGGCGACGCCACGGGCGAGGTCGAGGACCGCGGCTCCCGCTTCCTGTGCACGCTGCGCAGGGTGGCCGACGAGGACGAGGCGCGCGGGCTCGTGGCCTCGCTGCGCCGCGAGCACTGGGACGCGCGCCACCACTGCTCGGCGTTCGTGCTCGGACCCGGTGGGACGATCCAGCGCTCCTCCGACGACGGCGAGCCCGCAGGGACCGCGGGGGCGCCGATGCTCGAGGTGCTCAAGGGGGCCGGGGTCAGCGACGTCGCCGCCGTCGTGAGCCGGTGGTTCGGGGGGACGCTGCTGGGGGCGGGCGGCCTGGTGCGGGCCTACGGCGACGCGGTCCGTGCCGCGCTGGCGGAGGCGGGCACCCTGCGGCGTGCGCTGCTCACCGAGCTGGCCCTCGAGCTCGACCACGCCGACGCCGGCCGGGTCGAGGGCGAGCTGCGGGCGCGGGGCGTACGCGTCCTCGACGTGGCGTACGACGCGCGGGTGCGGCTGCTGCTAGCAGCGACGCCCGGCGACGTGGACCGGCTCGGGGAGGTGGTCGCGGCGGCGACGGCGGGCGCGGGCCTGCTCGAGCGGGTCGGCGAGCGCTGGGTGGACCTCGACGGGTGACCGGTCAGTCCACCACGCCGTCGACGTAGACCCACCGGCCGGCGCGCTGCTCGAACCGGCTGACCTCGTGCATCGAGCCGCCCTCCCACGACGCCACGAACTCGACCGTGTCGCCCTCCGCGGCGAGGACCCGCAGGCCGGTCCAGCGGGTCCCCGGGGCGGGGCGGACTTCGTCGGGACGGGTCCGCGGGTGCCAGGTGCGGAACAGGTGGTCGGCGTCCCCGCGGACGTGGGCGGTGTAGCGCGAGCGCATCAGCTGCTCGGGCGTCTCGGCCCGGGCGGCGTTCGCCAGCAGGGGTCCGCAGCAGGCGTCGTACGCCTCGCCGGTCCCGCAGGGGCAGGGGACTGTCAGCACGAGGCCGACCCTATCGACGCCGTTTGGTTTGCGGTGTAATTATGTAAGCATGAAATCAGACGAGAGCCGCCGCGGTCGCCGCGGCGGGTGGCAGGTCGCCGACCTGCCGGACGCGAGCGATGCGTCCGAGTGGTTCCACGGGCGGCTGCCCGAGGCATGGTTCAGCGCGGTCGACGTCACCGTCGACCGTGAGGAGATCCTGGTGGTGGGCACCCTCGCCGCCGACGACGTCAGCGGGGCCGAGGCGGAGGGTCGCATCGGCCGCTTCCGCTCGGAGACCAGGGCCGAGCGCATCGAGATCGCGCTCGAGGCGCAGGCGCGCTATCAGCGCAAGGTGTCGTGGGGGGTTCGGCTCGGTGACACCGAGGCGCTGTTCACCCACGTCGCCGCACCCGTGATGACGCGGCTGCGCCAGCCCGAGCGGCGGGTGCTCGACACCCTGGTCGACGCCGGCGTCGCCCGCTCCCGGTCCGACGCCCTCGCGTGGTCGGTCCGGCTCGTCGGGGAGCACGCCGACGAGTGGCTCGGCCAGCTCCGCGACGCGATGGCCGAGGTCGACAAGCTGCGCGGCGAGGGCCCGACCCTCTGACGCAGCCCCGACGTGGACGCGCGGACACAACTCGGTCGTCCCGCCCCGTCCCAGCGGGGCGGGACGCCGAAATCCAGTGTTCTGTCCGCGCGTCTGCGCACTACGGTGCGGCGCATGACGATCGAGCGGCCCGAGCCGTCCTTCAGCAACGACGAGGTCGGGATGCTGCGCTCCTACCTCGACCACTTCCGCGCCACCGTCCGGCTCCAGGCCAGCGGGCTCACCGACGAGCAGCTCGCACAGACGCTGCCGCCGAGCGACCTGACCCTCGGCGGGATGCTCAAGCACCTCGCCTTCGTCGAGGACTACTGGTTCTCCTACAACCTCGCGGCGCGCGACCCCGCCCCGCCGTGGGACACCGCCCCCTGGGGCGACGACCCCGACTGGGACTGGCACAGCGCCGCCGGCACCCCGCACGCCGAGCTGGACTCGCTCCTCGCGGCGGCCATCGCGCGCTCGGACGCGTGCCTCGACGCCGCGCTGGCCGCGGACCCGGACCTCGGCAGGCGCGTGGCCAGGCCCCGGCCTCCCGAGAAGGGGGAGACCGCCACGCTGCGGTGGGTGCTGGCCCACATGCTCGAGGAGTACGCCCGTCACGCCGGCCACGCGGACCTCATCCGCCAGTCGATCGACGGCGCGACGGACGTCTGAGCAGGTCAGGTCAGCGGGTCAGGTCCTCGTGCAGGCAGAGCACGTTGCCGGAGGGGTCCTTGAACCACGCGGCCTTCTCGGAGCCGAGCACGCAGACGTGGTCGACGGTGCGCAGGTCGGGCAGGTCGTAGTCCTCGAAGACGACGCCGCGGCCCTCCAGCTCGCCGATCTCGGCGGAGATGTCGTCGACCTCGAAGCTCATCGCGGTGCTCTCCGAGGGGTGGCTGTCGGGGCGGGGCAGCAGGACGAGCGACGATCCGCCGTCCAGCGCGAAGACCGCGGCGCCCTCGTCGTTGGGTCCGGTGTAGTCGAGCCCCAGGGACTCGGAGTAGAACGTGCGGGCGCGGTCGACGTCGGTGACCGGGAGCATCATCGCGACCGTACGGTGTGTGAGCGACATGAGCGCCTCCTCTGTTGCCTGGTCACCACCCACTGTGCGCCCGCGGCCGGACTGCCGGGAGACTGCTCCAGACCGGAGAATCGAAGGAGATCCGTTGATCATCAGGACCGCGACCGAGGACGACTGGCCCGCGATCTGGCCGTTCTGGCGCGACATCGTCGAGGACGGTGAGACGTACGCCTATCCGCTGGGCGCGACGTCGGAGACGGCCCGCGGGTGGTGGTTCGACGGCAGCCACGTCGTCGTCGCGACGGAGGACACGACGGAGGACACCACGGAGGACAGCAGGGTCCTGGGGTCGGCCAAGATGGGACCGAACCGACCCGGGCGGGGCGCCCACGTCGGCACGGCCTCCTTCATGGTCGCCCCGGAGGCCCGGGGCCGCGGCGTCGGCCGACGGCTCGGTGAGCACATGGTCGACTGGCACCGCGAGCAGGGCTTCGCCGGCATCCAGTTCAACGCCGTCGTGGAGACCAACACCGCCGCCGTACGGCTCTGGCAGGACCTCGGCTTCGAGGTCGTCGGCACCGTTCCCCGCGCCTTCGAGACCCCGAGCCGGGGCCGCGTCGGGCTGCACGTGATGTACCTCGAGCTCGACTGAGGTCCGCGAGGGGCAGCGGACCGGGCGCCCGTCTGGTGGAATGTGACACATGGCCGACCCGATCCGCGTCTACCTCCTCGACGACCACGACGTCGTCCGTCAGGGACTGAGGTTCCTGCTCGAGCAGCAGGACGACATCGTCGTGGTGGGCGAGTCCGCCACCGCGGCCGAGGCCGCGGCCCGGATCCCGGCGATGCGGCCCGACGTCGCGGTCCTCGACGCGCGGCTGCCGGACGGCTCCGGCATCGAGGTGTGCCGCTCGGTGCGCGCGGTCGACCCCACCATCAACGCCCTGATCCTCACGTCCTACGACGACGACGAGGCGCTGTTCGCCGCGATCATGGCGGGCGCCGCCGGCTACGTCCTCAAGGAGATCCGCAGCTCCGACCTGGTCACCGCGGTGCGCCACGTCGCGGCCGGCAAGTCGCTGATCGACCCCGCGATGACCGCCACCGTGCTCGAGCGGATCCGCAACGGCCCGGGCACGCCCGACGAGCTGGCCTCGTTGACCGACCAGGAGCGGGTGCTGCTGGGCCACATCGCGGAGGGGCTCACCAACCGGCAGATCGCCGAGCAGATGTTCCTCGCCGAGAAGACGGTGAAGAACTATGTCTCGAGCATCCTCGCCAAGCTCGGCCTCGAGCGGCGTACGCAGGCGGCCGTGCTGGCCTCGAAGCTGCTCGGCGACGCCCCTCGCTGACAGGCCCTCCGCGCTGGGGACCTAGGTCCCGCCGACGGGGTGACCGGCGACCCTGCTGCCCGCAGCCGGGAGAAGGGAATCTGGTGGTGACCCGGAAACCCACCACAAGAGGAGGAGATGACGATGAACGTCATCCACCGCCAGCACCACATCAGCACCGAAGGCGTCACCACCTCCGAGACCGAGGAAGTCCGCAGCCCCGGACTGGCCCGCGCCCTCGCCGTCCTGCGGATCGCCTTCGGAATCACCTTCCTGTGGGCTTTCCTCGACAAGACCTTCGCCCTGGGCTTCCACACCGGCTACGACCAGGAGGGCAACCTCGACCGGTTCGGTGACGCCGCGTGGATCAACGGGGCCAGCCCCACCGAGGGCTTCCTGACCTTCGGTGTCCCAGCGGACAACCCCTTCAAGGAGATGTTCAACTCCATGGCCGGACAGGCCTGGGTGGACTGGCTGTTCATGATCGGCCTGCTCGGCATCGGCATCACCCTCCTGCTCGGGGTGGGCATGCGGATCGGCACCGCCGCCGGCGCCCTGATGTACGCCTTCATGTACGCCGCAGTGCTCCCGCTGGAGAACAACCCGGTCGTCGACGACCACCTCGTCGGCGTGATCGTGATGGCCGTCCTCGCCCTCGGCGCAGCCGGCACCACGTGGGGGCTGGGTCACTGGTGGAACCGCACGGACGTGGTGCAGAAGTACCCCGTCCTGAGGTGAGACCAGTCCCTCACCGGACCCGGCGCCGTCCCCCGGCGTCGGGTCCCTTGGCGTGTGGTCAGCGCAGCGGGACGCGCCAGACCAGGGCCGTGCCGCGCTCGCCCACGGGTGAGACCAGGAGCGTGCCGCCCAGGTCGTCGGCGCGGCGCCTGGCGTTGCGCAGGCCGCTCTCGGAGACCTCGTCCGGCAGGCCCACGCCGTCGTCGGCGACGCGCAGCTCGAGGAGGTCGCCGGTGACGACCAGGTCGACCTCGGCGCTGTCGGCCAGCGCGTGCCGCGCGACGTTGGAGATCGCCTCGCGCAGCACCGCGAGCAGCTGTGACCCGAGGGCCGGCGGGACCGCGGTGTCGACCGGCCCGGAGGTGCGCACGACCGGGGTGAACCCGAGCACCGGGACGTACTCCTTGACCAGGCTGCGCACGGCGGCGCGCAGTGAGTCGCCACGGCGGTCCTGGAGCTCGAAGATCGTGCCACGGATCGCCTTGATGGTGTCGTCGAGCTCACCCACGGAGCTGTCGAGGCGCTCGGTGACCGCGTCGTTGCCGGCCATCGCGGCGACGCCCTGCAGCTGCAGCCCCGTCGCGAAGAGCCGTTGGATGACGATGTCGTGCAGGTCGCGGGCGATGCGCTCGCGGTCGGAGATCAGCGCCAGCTCCTGGCGGTCGGCCAGGGCCTGGGTGCGGTCGAGGGACAGGGCCACCTGGTCGGCGAAGCCGGCGAACAGGTCGCGGTCCTGCACGTCGAGCAGGCCGGCGCCCGGCTGGGAGACCGCGACGAGCGCGGTGACCGGCGCGAGGTGCGACCGCAGCGGCACGACGACCAGGGGTACGCCGGCGGCGTACGTGGCGACCGCCGAGGCGCTGCCGTCGGGCTCGACGCTGTCGCGGGCCTCGGCGAGCACGTCGGCCACCCAGGCGGGGTCGGCGTCCGGGGCGACGCTGACGGTGTCGTGGTCCGGGCCCAGCGACGACCAGAGGGCGACGGCCCTCGCGCGCGACACCTGCCGGGCGGTGGAGACGATCTGGGGCAGCACGTCGTCGAGGTCGACGGGCGGCTGGAGCAGCTCGGCGAGCTCGGCCGAGGCCTCCAGCCACTGCCGCCGCCGCTCGCTGAGCGCGAACGAGCGGGCGTTGCTGATCACGTAGCCGGCCGTGCGGGCCAGCTCCTCGACCAGCCTCTCGTCGGCGTCCGTGAACGGCCCGCCGTCGGCCTTCTCGGTGAGGTAGAGGTTGCCGAAGACGGTGCCGCGGATCCGCACCGGCATGCCGAGGAACGACGTCATCGGCGGGTGGTTGGGCGGGAAGCCCACCGACGAGGGGTGGGCGCTCAGGTCGGCCAGGCGCAGTCCGGACGGGTCCTCGATGATCACGCCGAGGATGCCGCGCCCGCGCGGGAGGTCGCCGATCAGGGCGCGGGTGCGGTCGTCCAGGCCGGTGGTGACGAACTCGACCAGCTCGCCACCGTCGTTGCCCAGCACCCCGAGGGCCCCGTAGCGGGCACCGGTGAGGGCTGTCGCCGCCTCCACGATGCGGGTGAGCACGCTGGCGAGGTCGAGGTCGCTGGAGATGGCGGTGACCGCCTCGAGCAGCGAGCGGGCGTCGGCACCGAGGTCCGGTGAGGGAGTGTGCGTCACGCCCACATCATCCCCCTCCGTCATCTCCCTCGGTGGTCGAGCAGCGCCGAGGGACCAGCGACATCTCGACGGGACCGCCGGCCAGCTGTACTGGGTGCTGTCGTGCTCGTCGGCGCCCCGTGGCTTCTTTCCCTGGTCATCATG
It contains:
- a CDS encoding Bax inhibitor-1/YccA family protein, giving the protein MKSNNPVFARSEEFNRASSNAYPGYGDTVTDPSQWGTGTPGQVDQSRMTVDSVVQKTAISIALVFAAAFATWWYTGEVSSSADLGQVYLLAMLGAGGAFLLSLVNSFKRVISPALVMAFAVAEGVALGAISKLFEAQFPGIVMSAVLGTFAAFAGTLAAYKVLDIKVGDKFRRGVVAGMFGMVGLGLLSIVLGFFGIDTGLYGSGGLGFIFALAGLVLGIFMLILDFDFVENGVAAGLPERESWRAAFGLTVALVWIYTNLLRILAILRGD
- a CDS encoding SGNH/GDSL hydrolase family protein, with the protein product MGATGAARKLASAAALGGGGLSVLGAGLYGVLVAEAKLARRIIGNATGAPPDATGWYGRGRPGPAIRIALLGDSSAAGYGVHRVEDTTGAHLATGVAAQADRRVHLRSFAVVGAQSSALADQVDAALGTHPDLAVVLVGANDVTHSVLPSASVRHLAEGVRRLREEGVAVVVGTCPDLGTIRPIPPPLKQVAREWSRRLAAAQTITVVENGGRSVSLGDILGPEFDAAPAVLFGPDRFHPSADGYKQLASVLIPSCLAALDLLPEDEALPEPRRREGILPVAAAAVRAARTPGTEVDGTEVGGNQRGLRGRWVELRHRRRRPATEAESPDQDEEQDPDDVVDPVPSQR
- a CDS encoding cystathionine beta-synthase is translated as MQYVNSLLDLIGNTPLVRLGRTLDLPAEADGPLVLAKVEYLNPGGSVKDRIASRMIEAAEASGELQPGGTIVEPTSGNTGVGLAMVAQQKGYKCVFVCPDKVSEDKRNVLKAYGAEVVVCPTAVAPEHPDSYYNVSDRLASQPGAWKPDQYSNPHNPRSHYETTGPEIWAQTDGRITHFVTGMGTGGTISGVGRYLKEQNPDIQVVGADPAGSVYSGGTGRPYLVEGVGEDFWPETYDRTVADRVIEVSDADSFAFTRRLAREEAMLVGGSAGMAAFAARALAHELAAEGRTDAVVVVLLPDSGRGYLTKVFNDEWLGQYGFATGEQADHRTVGEVLRGKSGQLPDLVHTHPGETIAEAVHIFQEYGVSQMPVVRAEPPIVAAEVAGSVSVSTLLDALYAGSAKLNDPVGDHMSPALPTIGSTEAAADAVRLLEKADAVLVHEDGKPIGVLTRQDLLTFVAAS
- a CDS encoding sulfite exporter TauE/SafE family protein yields the protein MSDLSLEVVLFLVLAALVAGFVDAVVGGGGLVQLPALLVGLPGASVVQIAATNKLASFCGTSISAATYVRRIHPDPRTFLPLMLAAGIGSAGGALVASLLPRSAFDPIILVVLVLVGGYVWFKPSVGELTRLRFQGGQHLTAVTLTGLTIGFYDGAIGPGTGSFLVFALVGLLGYNFLEASAKAKLANWATNLAALAVFVPQGAVLWQLALPMAAANITGGYLGARLAMARGARFVRAFFLVVVSGFVVRIGGDLLGWW
- a CDS encoding YihY/virulence factor BrkB family protein — encoded protein: MGAVGSVDAFQRRHPVIGFPLAVVYKYFDDQGPYLAAALTYYAFIAIFPLMLLGTSILGLFLRGEPQWQESILNSALSQFPIIGDELGRPQGLQGSVAGVVVGALAALYGAMGLGQALQNTQHVAWSVPRNSRPNPFYARVKTLLLLLTAGLSLLAVTVVSTIASTTDVFTEVIGDGLKTLLPVLTVLVVGTGLAYLFRFAATGQHSFWRAAPGGFTLAVLWQVLQIGGAAYVDRVLVNTSSMTKTFGLVLGLIGFLWIGAVMAVLATEVNVVLARRLWPRALLTPFTDNVQLTDADREAYALYARMQRHKGFEKVVVRWEPGPAEREPDEPADRPA
- a CDS encoding YigZ family protein encodes the protein MTTYLTVAGDATGEVEDRGSRFLCTLRRVADEDEARGLVASLRREHWDARHHCSAFVLGPGGTIQRSSDDGEPAGTAGAPMLEVLKGAGVSDVAAVVSRWFGGTLLGAGGLVRAYGDAVRAALAEAGTLRRALLTELALELDHADAGRVEGELRARGVRVLDVAYDARVRLLLAATPGDVDRLGEVVAAATAGAGLLERVGERWVDLDG
- a CDS encoding YchJ family protein encodes the protein MTVPCPCGTGEAYDACCGPLLANAARAETPEQLMRSRYTAHVRGDADHLFRTWHPRTRPDEVRPAPGTRWTGLRVLAAEGDTVEFVASWEGGSMHEVSRFEQRAGRWVYVDGVVD
- a CDS encoding DinB family protein, with protein sequence MTIERPEPSFSNDEVGMLRSYLDHFRATVRLQASGLTDEQLAQTLPPSDLTLGGMLKHLAFVEDYWFSYNLAARDPAPPWDTAPWGDDPDWDWHSAAGTPHAELDSLLAAAIARSDACLDAALAADPDLGRRVARPRPPEKGETATLRWVLAHMLEEYARHAGHADLIRQSIDGATDV
- a CDS encoding VOC family protein translates to MSLTHRTVAMMLPVTDVDRARTFYSESLGLDYTGPNDEGAAVFALDGGSSLVLLPRPDSHPSESTAMSFEVDDISAEIGELEGRGVVFEDYDLPDLRTVDHVCVLGSEKAAWFKDPSGNVLCLHEDLTR
- a CDS encoding GNAT family N-acetyltransferase, translating into MIIRTATEDDWPAIWPFWRDIVEDGETYAYPLGATSETARGWWFDGSHVVVATEDTTEDTTEDSRVLGSAKMGPNRPGRGAHVGTASFMVAPEARGRGVGRRLGEHMVDWHREQGFAGIQFNAVVETNTAAVRLWQDLGFEVVGTVPRAFETPSRGRVGLHVMYLELD